A genomic segment from Marmota flaviventris isolate mMarFla1 chromosome 7, mMarFla1.hap1, whole genome shotgun sequence encodes:
- the Sowahb gene encoding ankyrin repeat domain-containing protein SOWAHB, giving the protein MALELSQEALLDFLCQAGGRVTNAALLSHFKSFLRDPDASPSQHQQRRELFKGFVNSVAAVRQDPDGTKYVVLKRRYRDLLGEEGLQRPREPPAAAAPARGTAPSSPPSARRGEPQPPQSRRRRRRDKEPEEEPAGTAALAEVAGCNGLLASRTREATREDGGQRLSPGRRAPVPVAKAAAAARCAAAETQGRCCWECLQNSLGELPEVPPLGAFLDPATAKEKPARAQPAQDDCGAPRQLPEGARGEPSRVPATPRSPPAITEAAECRVSPAVLLPRPTPPGDRPELLTSGSLHHSTLQLQQQRTREWVARHPQMPQTRDQGPIRAWSVLPDNFLRIPLEPNLETKSPLSELPHSSHSLFPVVPEESPGSWPGNPPQAVFRSIRCQLSLQDLDDFVDQESHGSEESSSGPKESPGGSEEGLQVALGTPVWGKLRNPAGGLSVPPKKGSPQSPQGLRNRGNFSGHTSQQVPTGAKGPPHHSQEPLPWPAPKLRRSLRRSFRAGKAKLSSSDEEYLDEDLLKRSRRPPRPRKPSKAGTMPSPRVDAALTLKLADTRVSSGNGSVALVPHRTSEHKSSLVPLDAREHEWIVKLASGSWIQVLTLFWEDPQLALHKDFLTGYTALHWIAKHGNLQALQDLVSGARKTGIVLDVNVKSSCGYTPLHLAAIHGHQGVIKLLVQKLSSRVNVRDSSGKKPWQYLTSNTSGEIWQLLGAPRGKPIFSVYPLVQSSSPTRKAKSREVSRNVTRKTSLAALLKSQHNKWKLANQYEKFPIPRVEECSD; this is encoded by the coding sequence ATGGCCCTAGAGCTGAGCCAGGAGGCACTACTGGACTTTCTGTGCCAGGCTGGGGGCCGAGTGACCAACGCCGCCCTGCTGAGCCACTTCAAGAGCTTTCTCCGAGACCCCGACGCCTCCCCCAGCCAGCATCAGCAACGCCGCGAGCTCTTCAAAGGCTTCGTCAACTCGGTCGCCGCAGTGCGCCAGGACCCCGACGGCACCAAGTACGTTGTGCTCAAGAGGAGGTATAGGGACCTtttgggggaggaggggctgCAGCGACCCCGCGAGCCGCCTGCTGCCGCTGCCCCTGCAAGGGGAACTGCGCCCAGCTCCCCGCCGAGCGCACGCCGTGGGGAGCCTCAACCACCGCAGtctcggcggcggcggcggcgcgacAAGGAGCCAGAGGAGGAGCCAGCAGGTACCGCAGCCCTAGCCGAGGTCGCAGGTTGCAATGGACTCCTGGCCAGCAGAACCCGGGAAGCGACTAGGGAAGACGGCGGCCAGAGGCTCAGCCCCGGCCGAAGGGCTCCGGTGCCGGTGGCTAAGGCGGCAGCTGCAGCCAGGTGCGCGGCGGCGGAGACGCAGGGCCGCTGCTGCTGGGAATGTCTCCAGAACAGCCTGGGGGAGCTCCCGGAAGTGCCGCCACTCGGAGCATTCCTGGACCCTGCCACTGCCAAGGAGAAGCCCGCGCGAGCTCAGCCTGCTCAGGATGACTGCGGGGCTCCAAGGCAGCTGCCAGAAGGCGCGCGGGGTGAGCCCTCGAGGGTGCCTGCAACGCCCCGCTCGCCTCCCGCCATCACCGAAGCTGCTGAGTGCAGGGTATCTCCTGCAGTTCTCCTGCCCCGCCCCACCCCTCCAGGAGACCGACCAGAGCTGTTGACCTCAGGTTCCCTGCACCATTCCACTCTGCAACTGCAGCAGCAGCGCACTCGAGAATGGGTAGCCAGACACCCTCAGATGCCCCAGACCCGGGACCAGGGTCCCATTCGGGCCTGGTCAGTGCTGCCGGACAACTTTCTCAGGATACCCTTGGAGCCAAACTTAGAGACTAAATCACCGCTGTCAGAGCTCCCTCAttcctctcattctctctttcctGTGGTTCCTGAAGAGTCCCCAGGTTCGTGGCCAGGGAATCCTCCACAGGCTGTCTTTCGTAGCATTCGTTGTCAGTTATCCCTCCAAGATCTGGATGACTTTGTGGACCAGGAGAGCCATGGCAGTGAGGAGAGCAGCAGTGGGCCCAAAGAGTCCCCTGGGGGTTCTGAAGAGGGGTTACAAGTTGCCTTGGGAACCCCAGTTTGGGGAAAGCTCAGGAATCCAGCTGGGGGCCTATCTGTACCTCCAAAGAAAGGCAGCCCTCAGAGTCCTCAGGGCCTCAGGAACAGAGGGAACTTTTCCGGTCATACCTCTCAACAAGTTCCAACAGGGGCTAAAGGCCCCCCACACCACTCCCAGGAGCCTTTGCCTTGGCCAGCTCCCAAGTTAAGGAGGTCTCTCAGAAGGAGCTTTAGGGCAGGGAAGGCCAAACTGTCTTCCTCTGATGAAGAGTACCTTGATGAGGACTTGCTGAAAAGGAGTCGTCGCCCACCACGCCCCAGGAAACCTTCCAAGGCAGGAACAATGCCCAGCCCAAGGGTGGATGCAGCTTTGACACTGAAACTGGCAGACACTAGGGTCTCCAGTGGGAATGGGTCTGTCGCCTTGGTACCCCACAGAACTTCTGAGCACAAGTCATCACTGGTCCCCCTAGATGCCAGGGAGCATGAATGGATTGTGAAGCTTGCCAGTGGCTCTTGGATTCAGGTGTTGACACTGTTTTGGGAGGACCCTCAGTTGGCTTTGCACAAAGACTTCTTGACTGGATACACTGCCTTGCACTGGATAGCTAAACATGGCAACCTTCAGGCCCTTCAGGACTTGGTCTCAGGAGCACGGAAGACAGGGATTGTGCTTGATGTAAATGTGAAGTCTAGTTGTGGGTATACCCCACTACACCTTGCAGCCATTCATGGCCACCAGGGAGTCATCAAACTGCTAGTGCAAAAGTTGTCTTCTCGGGTGAATGTCCGGGACAGCAGTGGAAAGAAACCATGGCAATATCTGACCAGTAATACCTCTGGGGAAAtatggcagctgctgggagctcCTCGGGGCAAGCCCATTTTCTCTGTATATCCCTTAGTCCAAAGCTCTTCCCCCACTAGGAAGGCCAAGAGCCGGGAAGTATCTAGAAATGTCACCCGAAAGACTTCCTTAGCTGCACTACTCAAAAGTCAGCACAACAAATGGAAACTGGCCAACCAGTATGAGAAATTCCCTATTCCACGGGTAGAAGAGTGTAGTGACTGA